In one Silene latifolia isolate original U9 population chromosome 10, ASM4854445v1, whole genome shotgun sequence genomic region, the following are encoded:
- the LOC141607831 gene encoding uncharacterized protein LOC141607831: MLQFTESEVQKELAFWKNSVICFILGGNPPWDVVEEFILGLWDEYGIDRIFFMPSGVFLVRFKRSKDQEAVLNHGHFLFENKPLIVHPWNDQDPLTKSDVLVVLVWVRLLNLPLKFWGQGIPKISGLIGDYVRSDEQTEARTRLGYARVLIDVSFNQHPPKTVKFLDEAGNLVTINVEFEWLPILCKTCGGIGHIDNACKKPKRATKPKQKVVQRWQPKVPVTKPQSQVPVTKPPSPKVTVPRVPASPKIVPAVSTPRVSGAHTGSIPLATPARAVIRLSRQELLDQGSQAAKFGQYTFMDALNNATPKVGIETGLIPPIRGGGTMMGFWNVRGLNSPAKQKHIKWFLHHHQVGLFGLLETKVKPSSLNKISSNICIGWCLSTNSSYHKGGRVWLLWKPNLFDLQFIEYNAQFIHVLVHELATGSQFYLTMVYAFNGLSERKSLWSRLQDMSGHIHSPWLICGDFNTVLAPSERLGGSTTEEEMEDFQNCLDVCHMVDMPTTGSLFTWNNKQEAATRVFSRLDRALVNHEWIDQKKEFYAHFHPEGCFDHTPCIIQRLSDMGQMKGSFKYFNMWSTTEHFLPCVTQAWGHRITGTPMFKFVRKLKLLKQPLKQLNRELFADVENNTMRAWKHLESIQSQIRSDPTNPDLIRIEIKAAKEYQEL; encoded by the coding sequence ATGTTACAATTCACTGAGTCAGAGGTGCAAAAGGAGCTTGCTTTTTGGAAGAATTCTGTAATTTGTTTCATTCTTGGGGGTAATCCTCCCTGGGATGTTGTTGAAGAATTTATTTTGGGATTATGGGATGAATATGGTATTGACAGGATTTTCTTCATGCCCTCTGGTGTTTTCCTTGTTCGTTTCAAGAGGTCCAAGGATCAGGAGGCTGTCTTAAACCATGGTCACTTCCTCTTTGAGAATAAGCCATTGATTGTTCATCCTTGGAATGATCAGGATCCTCTAACTAAATCTGATGTTTTAGTTGTTCTTGTATGGGTTAGATTGTTGAACTTGCCATTAAAATTTTGGGGACAGGGGATACCTAAAATCTCAGGTTTAATTGGAGACTATGTTAGAAGTGATGAACAAACAGAGGCTAGAACAAGGCTTGGGTATGCTAGGGTTCTGATTGATGTTTCTTTCAATCAGCATCCTCCAAAAACTGTTAAGTTTCTCGATGAAGCAGGGAATTTGGTTACCATAAATGTTGAGTTTGAATGGCTTCCAATCTTGTGTAAGACTTGTGGTGGCATAGGACACATTGATAATGCTTGTAAGAAACCCAAACGTGCTACTAAGCCTAAGCAGAAGGTAGTGCAGAGGTGGCAACCAAAGGTCCCAGTGACTAAACCACAGTCACAGGTGCCTGTTACTAAACCTCCCTCTCCTAAGGTTACAGTGCCTAGGGTCCCTGCTAGTCCAAAGATTGTCCCTGCAGTCTCTACTCCTAGAGTCTCAGGAGCTCATACTGGTAGTATTCCATTGGCCACCCCTGCTAGAGCTGTCATCAGGCTCAGCAGGCAGGAGTTATTGGATCAGGGTAGCCAGGCTGCTAAATTTGGGCAGTACACTTTCATGGATGCTCTAAACAACGCTACCCCAAAAGTTGGCATTGAGACTGGTCTAATACCCCCTATTAGGGGGGGGGGCACAATGATGGGCTTTTGGAATGTAAGGGGGTTGAACAGTCCAGCAAAACAGAAACATATTAAGTGGTTCTTGCATCATCATCAAGTTGGATTGTTTGGCCTCCTTGAGACGAAGGTTAAGCCTTCTTCTCTAAATAAGATTAGTTCTAATATTTGTATTGGATGGTGTCTTTCTACTAATTCTTCTTATCATAAAGGTGGTAGGGTGTGGCTTTTATGGAAGCCTAACCTATTTGATTTACAGTTTATTGAATACAATGCCCAGTTCATACATGTCCTAGTGCATGAGCTGGCTACTGGCTCTCAGTTTTACCTTACTATGGTGTATGCGTTTAATGGTTTATCTGAAAGGAAGTCTTTATGGAGTAGACTTCAGGACATGAGTGGTCACATTCATAGTCCATGGCTCATATGTGGGGATTTCAATACTGTGTTGGCTCCTAGTGAAAGGTTAGGAGGGAGTACTACTGAGGAAGAAATGGAGGATTTTCAAAATTGTCTTGATGTTTGTCATATGGTTGATATGCCTACTACTGGATCCTTATTTACTTGGAATAACAAACAGGAGGCGGCTACAAGGGTTTTTAGCAGACTTGATAGAGCACTTGTAAACCATGAATGGATTGATCAGAAAAAAGAGTTCTATGCTCATTTTCATCCTGAAGGGTGCTTTGATCACACTCCTTGCATCATTCAGAGACTGAGTGATATGGGACAAATGAAGGGAAGCtttaagtattttaatatgtggagtaCTACTGAACATTTCTTACCTTGTGTAACTCAGGCTTGGGGGCATAGGATTACTGGTACTCCCATGTTTAAGTTTGTGAGAAAACTTAAACTTCTTAAACAACCTCTTAAGCAGCTGAATAGAGAGCTCTTTGCTGATGTGGAGAACAATACTATGAGAGCTTGGAAACATTTGGAATCTATTCAGTCTCAAATCAGGTCTGATCCCACTAATCCAGACTTGATTAGGATTGAAATCAAAGCTGCTAAGGAATATCAGGAACTTTAG